From the Glandiceps talaboti chromosome 12, keGlaTala1.1, whole genome shotgun sequence genome, one window contains:
- the LOC144443866 gene encoding uncharacterized protein LOC144443866, with protein sequence MLMQRNMAKQKVSVPLPKRPEPPSLEEMIEDIEKTHDDDIVFTLMTGNYSSPSTPSSSKPSGIMCDSYEEPSPTQPLVDMATDDNDACYEKAKKYMESNAYLKTADQKLAAQYLELQNAGQHLAQSIEQLKKETAKIKH encoded by the exons ATGTTGATGCAACGCAACATGGCGAAACAAAAAGTATCCGTACCTTTACCAAAACGCCCAGAGCCACCTTCTTTAGAGGAAATGATAGAAGACATAGAGAAGACTCACGACGATGACATAGTGTTCACTCTTATGACCGGTAACTACAGTTCACCGAGTA CTCCTTCGTCTTCCAAACCATCAGGGATTATGTGTGACTCTTACGAGGAACCATCACCTACACAACCATTGGTTGACATGGCAACAGATGACAATGATGCATGCTATGAAAAGGCTAAGAAGTACATGGAAAGCAATGCATATTTGAAAACGGCAGATCAAAAACTAGCAGCACAATATTTAGAACTACAGAATGCTGGGCAACACCTAGCACAGTCAATAGAACAATTAAAGAAAGAAACTGCAAAAATCAAACACTGA